A single window of Candidatus Methanomethylicota archaeon DNA harbors:
- a CDS encoding radical SAM protein has protein sequence MNSYTCKVILTSDRTLMSNYSNSLFYGFISTAPKGLLLTEILFKVIYNKPRLYEDGRAILAPQGLRRIEASLIKSGIVERNEVVVTTLENIKKFLSQYTKVIGITTFDPLGKGPASTTLCGPYGIVHKESINSYYFKELINSEVIQNARKNGVKVVVGGPGAWQLGYKEMEEFGIDVVIEGEGELIFPKIVKSIFENSLSTPIRISARPNEIPSVEEIPLLLGGTIGGLVEISRGCGRGCSFCSPNMRKLRHRPLSDIIKDVETNIMCNQNHICLHAEDVLRYGTHSFIPNHNKVIELFRTIKSIQGVKSIGISHAELASISSSPSTIKEISEILGLDKHNWLGFQTGIETGSINLIERFMRFKPAPFKSNEWRSVVENAFSICSDNNFVPAATLIINLPGETENDIIQTIELIENLRQYRSFIVPLLYVPLFDNLCKPMRFLEDAKPYHLELYKTLWRHNVYWLSELAQDYSKNNNPLVKLVMMSVIKFITTYLNRKVEEGFNKMLQYAYLNNI, from the coding sequence ATGAATTCCTACACTTGTAAGGTCATCCTTACAAGTGATAGGACTCTGATGAGTAATTATAGTAATTCTTTATTTTATGGTTTTATTTCTACAGCTCCAAAAGGACTTCTTTTAACTGAAATTTTATTTAAAGTTATTTATAATAAACCTCGTTTATATGAAGATGGTAGAGCAATTTTAGCCCCTCAAGGTCTTAGAAGAATAGAAGCTTCATTAATAAAATCAGGTATAGTTGAAAGAAATGAAGTTGTTGTTACAACTCTTGAAAATATAAAAAAATTCTTATCACAATATACAAAAGTAATTGGTATTACTACTTTTGATCCTCTTGGTAAGGGTCCTGCCTCAACTACATTATGTGGGCCTTATGGCATAGTACATAAAGAATCTATTAATTCTTATTATTTTAAGGAATTAATAAACTCAGAAGTAATTCAGAATGCAAGAAAAAATGGTGTAAAAGTAGTTGTTGGAGGACCTGGTGCATGGCAACTTGGATATAAAGAAATGGAGGAATTTGGAATAGATGTTGTTATAGAAGGAGAGGGTGAATTAATTTTTCCAAAAATAGTTAAATCTATTTTTGAAAATTCTCTATCAACTCCAATAAGAATTTCAGCTAGGCCAAATGAAATTCCATCTGTAGAAGAAATTCCCTTGCTTCTTGGAGGTACTATAGGTGGGCTTGTAGAAATTTCAAGAGGTTGTGGTAGAGGTTGTAGTTTTTGTTCTCCTAATATGAGAAAACTACGTCATAGGCCATTAAGTGATATTATTAAAGATGTAGAAACAAATATAATGTGTAATCAAAATCATATTTGTTTACATGCAGAAGATGTTTTAAGATATGGTACGCATTCTTTTATTCCAAATCATAATAAAGTTATTGAATTATTTAGAACTATTAAATCTATTCAAGGAGTTAAAAGTATAGGAATAAGTCATGCTGAATTAGCATCTATTTCATCAAGTCCTTCTACTATTAAGGAAATATCAGAAATTTTAGGATTAGATAAACATAATTGGCTAGGTTTTCAAACTGGAATAGAGACTGGTAGTATTAATCTCATTGAAAGATTTATGCGATTTAAACCAGCTCCTTTTAAATCAAATGAATGGAGAAGTGTTGTAGAAAATGCATTTTCCATTTGTAGTGATAATAATTTTGTTCCTGCTGCTACTTTAATAATTAATTTACCAGGAGAAACTGAAAATGACATAATTCAAACAATAGAACTTATTGAGAATCTTAGACAATATCGTAGTTTTATTGTTCCATTACTTTATGTACCTTTATTTGACAATTTATGTAAACCAATGAGATTTCTTGAAGATGCAAAACCTTATCATTTAGAATTATACAAAACTCTTTGGAGACATAATGTATATTGGTTAAGTGAATTAGCTCAAGATTATTCTAAAAATAATAATCCTTTAGTTAAATTAGTAATGATGAGTGTTATAAAATTTATTACTACATACTTAAATAGAAAAGTTGAAGAAGGTTTTAATAAAATGCTTCAATATGCATATTTGAATAATATTTAA
- a CDS encoding CopG family ribbon-helix-helix protein produces the protein MRKIAGVKRFSVSVPIELFNEFDELIKKINQDRSKAIQQAMRLYISEYTWKEGVLEGGGAIVLVYDHEGSEELTDLQHDFRDIINSSLHMHLDENNCLEILAIRGNIEKIKELINKIKTCNKVKQIKYAILELSV, from the coding sequence GTGAGAAAAATAGCAGGAGTAAAAAGATTTAGTGTTTCTGTACCAATTGAATTATTTAATGAATTTGATGAATTGATTAAAAAAATAAATCAAGATAGATCAAAAGCTATTCAGCAAGCCATGCGACTTTATATTTCAGAATATACTTGGAAGGAAGGAGTATTAGAAGGAGGAGGGGCAATCGTATTAGTTTACGATCATGAAGGATCTGAAGAACTTACAGATTTACAACATGATTTTAGAGATATAATAAATTCATCACTTCATATGCATTTAGATGAAAATAATTGTCTTGAAATATTAGCCATAAGAGGGAATATTGAAAAAATAAAGGAATTGATTAATAAAATTAAAACATGTAATAAAGTAAAGCAAATAAAATATGCTATTTTAGAATTGAGTGTCTAA
- a CDS encoding class I SAM-dependent methyltransferase translates to MIYDIIYGGYKEDIEFYRNEARKAQGKVLEIGCGTGRIYLELLKDGIDIYGIDISKKMLEELKKKAKIMGLTPKVRLGDMRNFRFREKFSLIIVPFRSFLYNLTTEDQLKTLKNFKRHLIKGGRLILNFFYPDIERMMSMSKESEELIVTNMGEYLVREKSYFIDEINQIIETSLIVYKDGKLFWKGSYKFALIYKREFELLLKTAGFKKWSVYGGFDYKPLTSYKQEMVWIVENI, encoded by the coding sequence ATGATATATGACATAATTTATGGTGGTTATAAAGAAGATATAGAATTTTATAGAAATGAAGCAAGAAAAGCTCAAGGAAAAGTATTAGAAATTGGATGTGGTACTGGTAGAATATATTTAGAATTATTGAAAGATGGTATTGACATTTATGGCATAGATATTTCTAAAAAAATGCTAGAAGAATTAAAGAAGAAAGCAAAAATAATGGGTTTAACTCCAAAGGTTAGATTAGGTGATATGCGTAATTTTAGATTTAGAGAAAAATTTTCATTAATAATAGTACCATTTAGAAGTTTTTTATATAATCTTACTACAGAGGATCAATTAAAAACTCTTAAGAATTTTAAAAGACACTTAATTAAAGGTGGTCGATTAATTTTAAACTTCTTCTATCCTGATATTGAAAGAATGATGAGTATGAGTAAAGAAAGTGAAGAATTGATAGTCACTAATATGGGTGAATATCTAGTTAGAGAAAAATCTTATTTTATAGATGAAATAAATCAAATAATCGAAACTTCACTTATTGTATATAAAGATGGAAAATTATTTTGGAAAGGATCATATAAATTCGCTTTAATATATAAAAGGGAATTTGAATTACTCTTAAAAACTGCAGGTTTTAAAAAATGGTCAGTTTATGGAGGTTTTGATTATAAACCATTAACTTCTTATAAACAAGAAATGGTGTGGATTGTGGAAAATATTTAA
- a CDS encoding MTH1187 family thiamine-binding protein — MIIVEFAVIPLGTGSTSLSDYVAEVCKEVKNSGVRYTITPMGTIIEGEDLKELFEVIKRAHEAAIKVGAKRVVTVIKIDDRRDKPRKMEDKVEVLKKKGII, encoded by the coding sequence ATGATAATAGTAGAATTTGCTGTAATACCATTAGGAACAGGAAGTACTAGCTTAAGTGATTATGTTGCTGAAGTTTGTAAAGAAGTGAAAAATTCTGGTGTTAGATATACTATAACTCCAATGGGAACAATTATTGAAGGAGAAGATTTGAAAGAACTTTTTGAAGTTATAAAAAGAGCTCATGAAGCAGCAATTAAAGTTGGAGCAAAAAGAGTAGTTACAGTGATAAAAATAGATGATAGAAGAGATAAACCAAGGAAAATGGAAGATAAAGTAGAGGTTTTAAAGAAAAAAGGAATTATATAG
- a CDS encoding THUMP domain-containing protein, with protein sequence MNKAVIVRMGGEIGIKSKNVRRIYENKVINNIMKILKRNNISFSKILKYPGRVYLFTEENEKAAELIAKIFGVYSTSTCFVLSSDMKEIIDKTLEIVLTKLKPGTFAIRCRRTGSHSYKSKDIEVVLGRAILEKRSDLKVNLDNPDQVINIEIRDEYAYVYFDSIKGPDGFPLGTQNPLIGIINETKESVIASWCVMRRGVEIKVLICGELSENIKSNIKHLLQWIPNGIIEVYKVNTECKSRIFEILAAIKLAKIEKIDGVVSGIRNIDIELIKKLLRFNVSIFFPLIALEDEIIRDWCKYLSLGEYVINKELIKEDLKEISLEEEINYEIIKFPYS encoded by the coding sequence ATGAATAAAGCTGTAATTGTGAGAATGGGAGGAGAAATAGGAATAAAAAGCAAGAATGTAAGAAGAATTTATGAAAATAAAGTTATTAATAATATTATGAAAATTCTTAAAAGAAATAATATTAGCTTTTCTAAAATATTGAAATATCCTGGTAGAGTATATTTATTTACAGAAGAAAATGAAAAAGCTGCTGAACTTATAGCAAAAATTTTTGGTGTTTATTCTACATCAACTTGTTTTGTATTAAGTTCAGATATGAAAGAAATTATTGATAAAACTTTAGAAATTGTATTAACAAAATTAAAGCCAGGTACTTTTGCCATAAGATGTAGAAGAACTGGCTCTCATTCATATAAAAGTAAAGATATAGAAGTAGTCTTAGGTCGTGCTATATTAGAGAAAAGAAGTGATTTAAAAGTAAATTTAGACAATCCTGATCAAGTAATAAATATTGAAATAAGAGATGAATATGCATATGTTTATTTTGATAGTATTAAAGGACCTGATGGTTTTCCACTAGGTACTCAAAATCCACTTATTGGAATAATTAATGAAACTAAGGAATCAGTAATTGCTTCTTGGTGTGTTATGAGAAGAGGAGTTGAAATAAAAGTATTAATTTGTGGAGAACTCTCAGAAAATATAAAATCAAATATTAAACATCTTTTACAATGGATTCCTAATGGTATAATTGAAGTTTATAAAGTTAATACAGAATGTAAATCTAGAATTTTTGAAATTTTAGCTGCAATAAAATTAGCTAAAATAGAAAAAATTGATGGCGTTGTCTCAGGAATTAGAAACATTGATATTGAATTAATTAAAAAACTATTAAGATTTAATGTATCAATATTCTTTCCATTAATTGCATTAGAAGATGAAATAATTAGAGATTGGTGTAAATACTTAAGTCTTGGTGAATATGTTATTAATAAAGAATTAATAAAAGAAGATTTAAAAGAAATAAGTTTAGAAGAAGAAATAAATTATGAAATTATAAAATTTCCATATTCTTAA
- a CDS encoding universal stress protein, whose amino-acid sequence MSKFSEYVRICKREPYSKIAVAIDKSMRSAAALCRALTISKTFNSKLYIIHVIPKKLPYAISQKIEIPYEKYEILLKEGQEELNFAKKLAEEIGLNAETVLLEGDPAEEILNFIEKNGIDLIIVGKKEKEDYIKNLGSVSETIVKKAKIPVLIEI is encoded by the coding sequence ATGAGTAAATTTAGTGAATATGTTAGAATATGTAAAAGAGAGCCATATTCAAAAATTGCAGTAGCTATTGATAAATCCATGAGATCTGCAGCAGCTTTATGTAGAGCATTAACAATTTCAAAGACTTTTAATTCCAAGCTCTATATAATTCATGTAATACCTAAGAAATTACCATATGCTATTTCTCAAAAAATTGAAATTCCATATGAAAAATATGAAATTCTATTAAAAGAAGGACAAGAAGAATTAAATTTTGCAAAAAAACTTGCTGAAGAAATTGGTCTAAATGCAGAAACTGTTCTTCTTGAAGGAGATCCAGCTGAGGAAATTTTAAATTTTATAGAAAAAAATGGAATTGATTTAATTATAGTAGGTAAAAAAGAGAAGGAAGACTATATTAAAAATTTAGGAAGTGTTAGTGAAACTATTGTTAAAAAAGCAAAAATTCCAGTATTGATTGAAATTTAA
- a CDS encoding 3-isopropylmalate dehydratase small subunit: MIIKGKVWKFGDDISTDHIIPGKYKFKTIDLDELSKHVMEGADPNFYSKISKGDIIVAGKNFGCGSSREQAPLVIKHAGISAVVAKSFARIFYRNAFNIGLPVIESKELVDFVDNGDIIEISLLNGKIYTKGMIFNFKPIPDFLMKILEDGGLVEHYKKRGKFLWE; this comes from the coding sequence ATGATTATTAAAGGTAAAGTTTGGAAATTTGGAGATGATATATCCACAGATCATATAATTCCAGGAAAGTATAAATTTAAAACAATAGACTTAGATGAACTTTCAAAACATGTTATGGAAGGAGCTGATCCAAACTTTTATTCAAAAATTTCAAAAGGAGATATTATTGTTGCAGGAAAGAATTTTGGTTGTGGATCAAGTAGAGAACAAGCCCCCCTTGTAATAAAACATGCTGGGATTTCAGCAGTAGTAGCAAAATCTTTTGCTAGAATATTCTATAGAAATGCATTTAATATTGGCCTTCCTGTTATAGAATCTAAGGAATTAGTAGACTTTGTGGATAATGGAGATATCATAGAAATATCCTTACTTAATGGAAAAATATACACTAAGGGTATGATATTCAATTTTAAACCCATACCTGATTTTCTAATGAAAATATTAGAAGATGGTGGTCTTGTGGAGCATTATAAAAAAAGAGGAAAATTCCTTTGGGAATAA
- a CDS encoding class II aldolase/adducin family protein: protein MEEELRKELVKCMKILHSRGLISGIGGNASVKLNKNEVLITPSGVFKAKIHPSEIVKIDMDGNVLEGCLKPSREEELHLAIYKVRPDVNAIIHAHNPFTIGIVLAGKKIEPINYEAWTLFKDIPILEFKIPGSKELANLVAQNIKSKPAVILQNHGVVAVGRTLTEALYITETLEEISIMMFVAHCLGGAKLIPKEYLKE, encoded by the coding sequence ATGGAGGAAGAATTAAGAAAAGAACTTGTAAAATGTATGAAAATCCTTCATTCAAGAGGATTAATTTCTGGAATAGGTGGAAATGCTAGTGTTAAATTAAATAAAAATGAAGTTTTAATAACTCCAAGTGGAGTTTTTAAAGCAAAAATTCATCCAAGTGAAATAGTAAAAATAGATATGGATGGAAATGTATTAGAAGGATGTTTAAAACCTTCAAGAGAAGAAGAGCTTCATTTAGCTATATATAAAGTAAGACCTGATGTAAATGCTATAATTCATGCTCATAATCCTTTTACAATTGGAATTGTACTTGCTGGAAAGAAAATTGAACCAATAAATTATGAAGCTTGGACTTTATTTAAAGATATACCAATATTAGAATTTAAAATTCCAGGATCTAAAGAGCTTGCAAATCTTGTAGCTCAAAATATAAAATCTAAACCAGCAGTAATACTTCAAAATCATGGAGTAGTTGCAGTAGGAAGGACTTTAACAGAAGCACTTTATATTACTGAAACTTTAGAAGAAATTTCCATAATGATGTTTGTAGCTCATTGTTTAGGAGGAGCTAAGCTTATACCAAAGGAATACTTGAAAGAATGA
- the serS gene encoding serine--tRNA ligase, producing the protein MLDIKMIRKDPEGIRKNLARRNDPRVLQLFDELIECDKNWRISLNYLNKLRNIRNKITEEIAKMKKQGLDVSQKLKEADEIVEEIKKKESEVKEYEKRIEILLKNIPNIMADDVPIGKSEEDNVVIRTWGEIRNFNFKVKDHIDISIDLDLVDLERAAKVAGSRFYYLKKDLVMLNLALIRYGLDFMIKKGFIPFIPPYMLRREIVEGAVALSDFEEMIYKIEGEDLYLLATSEHALLGLHANEILDGNRLPLRYCGISPCFRKEAGAHGKDTKGIFRVHQFEKVEQFVFCKPEDSPKEHELLLRNAEEFIQSLGLPYRVVNICSGELGTVAAKKYDIEVWLPAQGKYREVVSCSNCYSYQAVRSNIKYRDKPGATPNYVHTLNSTLVATERTIVAILENYQQEDGSVIIPEVLVPYMNGQEKIKKI; encoded by the coding sequence TTGCTTGATATAAAAATGATAAGAAAAGATCCTGAAGGAATAAGAAAAAATTTAGCAAGAAGAAATGATCCAAGAGTTTTACAACTCTTTGATGAATTAATTGAATGTGATAAAAATTGGAGAATTTCTTTAAATTATTTAAATAAATTGAGAAATATAAGGAATAAAATTACTGAAGAAATTGCAAAAATGAAAAAACAAGGTCTTGATGTTTCACAAAAATTAAAAGAAGCTGATGAAATTGTTGAAGAAATAAAAAAGAAAGAATCAGAAGTTAAGGAATATGAAAAAAGAATAGAAATTTTACTTAAAAATATTCCAAATATAATGGCTGATGATGTGCCAATAGGTAAAAGTGAAGAAGATAATGTTGTTATAAGAACATGGGGAGAAATTAGAAATTTCAATTTTAAAGTAAAAGATCATATTGATATTTCTATTGATTTAGATTTAGTAGATTTGGAAAGAGCAGCAAAAGTAGCAGGTTCAAGATTTTATTATTTAAAAAAAGATCTTGTAATGTTAAATTTAGCATTAATAAGATATGGATTAGACTTTATGATAAAGAAAGGATTTATTCCTTTTATTCCACCATATATGTTAAGAAGAGAAATAGTAGAAGGAGCTGTTGCACTTTCTGATTTTGAAGAAATGATTTATAAAATAGAAGGTGAAGATTTGTACTTATTAGCTACTTCAGAACATGCTTTACTTGGGCTTCATGCTAATGAAATATTAGATGGTAATAGATTGCCTTTACGTTATTGTGGAATAAGTCCATGTTTTAGAAAAGAAGCAGGGGCTCATGGAAAAGATACTAAAGGAATATTTAGAGTACATCAGTTTGAAAAAGTAGAACAATTTGTATTTTGTAAACCTGAAGATTCGCCAAAAGAACATGAATTATTATTAAGGAATGCAGAAGAATTTATTCAAAGTCTTGGTTTACCTTATAGAGTTGTTAATATATGCAGTGGAGAATTAGGAACTGTAGCTGCAAAGAAGTATGATATTGAAGTATGGCTTCCAGCTCAAGGCAAATATAGAGAAGTTGTATCATGTAGTAATTGTTATTCATATCAAGCAGTTAGGTCAAATATTAAATATAGAGATAAACCAGGAGCTACACCAAACTATGTCCATACATTAAATTCTACACTTGTAGCTACTGAAAGAACAATTGTAGCAATATTAGAAAATTATCAACAAGAAGATGGTAGTGTAATCATTCCTGAAGTTCTTGTACCATATATGAATGGTCAAGAAAAAATAAAAAAGATTTGA
- a CDS encoding isocitrate/isopropylmalate dehydrogenase family protein: MVKYKIAVIPGDGIGPEIIEATLYVLSNTNIDFEFIKVDAGLNAWKKYGNPLPKETVDIIKEANACLKGPTQTPPGPGTFRSPTVALRQILDLYANVRPFKSRKGVASLHNNVDMVIIRENTEGLYTGLEYVIGNTTMAIRIISRRASERIARFAFNFAKKEGRRKVTIVHKANVLKETCGLFRNVCIEIAKEYPDILCEEMLVDTAAMKMVMTPQIFDVIVTTNLFGDILSDEAAGIIGGLGLAPSANIGDKYAIFEAVHGSAPDIAGKGIANPTAIILSASMMLKYLGEIEIGKKIEEAIDAVIAEGKNITMDLGGNAKTMDFVKALIEKLNL, encoded by the coding sequence TTGGTAAAATATAAAATTGCTGTAATACCTGGTGATGGAATAGGACCAGAGATAATTGAAGCCACACTTTATGTTTTAAGTAATACTAATATTGATTTTGAATTTATAAAAGTCGATGCTGGGTTAAATGCATGGAAAAAATATGGAAATCCTTTACCAAAGGAAACTGTTGATATTATAAAGGAAGCAAATGCATGTTTAAAAGGACCAACACAGACTCCACCTGGTCCTGGAACATTTAGAAGTCCTACAGTAGCTTTAAGACAAATACTTGATTTATATGCTAATGTAAGACCTTTTAAGAGTAGAAAAGGTGTAGCTTCATTACATAATAATGTAGATATGGTTATAATTAGAGAAAATACTGAAGGTCTATATACTGGCTTAGAATATGTAATTGGAAATACAACAATGGCTATAAGAATAATAAGTAGAAGAGCTTCTGAAAGAATTGCTAGATTTGCATTTAATTTTGCTAAAAAAGAAGGAAGAAGAAAAGTAACAATTGTTCATAAAGCCAATGTTTTAAAAGAAACATGTGGATTATTTAGAAATGTATGTATAGAAATTGCAAAAGAATATCCAGATATACTTTGTGAAGAAATGCTTGTAGATACTGCAGCTATGAAAATGGTAATGACTCCTCAAATATTTGATGTAATTGTTACTACAAATTTATTTGGAGATATTTTATCAGATGAAGCCGCTGGAATTATAGGAGGACTAGGATTAGCTCCAAGTGCTAATATAGGTGATAAGTATGCAATATTTGAAGCTGTACATGGATCTGCTCCAGATATTGCAGGCAAAGGAATCGCAAATCCAACTGCTATAATATTATCTGCTTCAATGATGTTAAAATATCTTGGTGAAATAGAAATTGGGAAAAAAATTGAAGAAGCAATAGATGCAGTAATAGCAGAAGGGAAAAATATTACCATGGATTTAGGTGGTAATGCCAAAACTATGGATTTTGTAAAAGCTTTAATAGAGAAATTAAATCTTTAA
- a CDS encoding Snf7 family protein, with translation MSKFVKSWESPKKEAPPPSGPLKPHLENAIKLIQAQTQKLEFANARLAEKDKILFSKIVEAFTKHDRQKAVIYANELAEIRKVEKKLLQIKLALETIALRLTTVKDYGDFLHIITPAMSIVKSIQPGVLKIVPEAEKEFTTLSDSLYNIITEAGAAAGLNISFETANEDAMKILNEAAIVAEQKIKERLPELPEDVTKEGIKI, from the coding sequence ATGAGTAAGTTTGTTAAAAGTTGGGAAAGTCCTAAGAAAGAAGCTCCTCCACCATCAGGACCTTTGAAACCACATTTAGAAAATGCTATAAAATTAATTCAAGCTCAAACTCAAAAACTTGAATTTGCAAATGCAAGACTTGCTGAAAAAGATAAAATTTTATTCTCAAAAATTGTAGAAGCTTTTACAAAACATGATAGACAAAAAGCAGTAATTTATGCAAATGAACTTGCAGAAATAAGAAAAGTAGAGAAAAAACTTCTTCAAATAAAATTAGCACTTGAAACTATAGCATTAAGATTAACTACAGTTAAGGATTATGGAGATTTCTTACATATAATTACTCCTGCTATGTCTATTGTTAAAAGTATTCAACCTGGAGTATTAAAAATAGTACCAGAAGCTGAAAAAGAATTCACAACATTAAGCGACTCATTGTATAATATAATAACAGAAGCAGGTGCAGCAGCTGGATTGAATATATCCTTTGAAACAGCAAATGAAGATGCTATGAAAATATTAAATGAAGCAGCTATTGTAGCTGAACAAAAAATAAAGGAAAGATTGCCTGAACTACCAGAAGATGTAACAAAAGAAGGCATAAAAATTTAG
- a CDS encoding 3-isopropylmalate dehydratase large subunit, producing MGMTLVEKIIFNKIRRIPSPGEIVVLTIDAAMAHDGTAPLMIKSFEEMGAKKVWDNEKAIFVVDHISPSSNEGTSILHKMMRDFAKKHGIKIYDVGEGICHQILPEKGYVFPGGVVVGADSHTCTHGAFAAFATGIGSTEMAAVFASGKLWFKVPESIKININGKMKENVMSKDIILYIIGELKADGATYKAVEFTGNTVKEMSMESRMVMTNMVVEMGGKTGLIASDEKTRAFLEGRIKVPFKEIRADEDAIYSDEFEIEAEKIEPMVSCPHSVDNVKPVSEVEGIEVDQVFIGSCTNGRLEDLEIVARILKGKKVKARTIIMPASREVLLNALKKGIIEDLVMAGCALGVPGCGPCVGGHHGIPSPGEVVVSTTNRNFKGRMGIADAYIYLASPITAAYAAVNGKITYPKVGE from the coding sequence ATGGGAATGACTTTAGTAGAAAAAATTATATTTAATAAGATAAGACGAATTCCAAGCCCTGGTGAAATAGTAGTGCTTACAATAGATGCTGCAATGGCTCATGATGGAACTGCTCCATTAATGATTAAAAGTTTTGAAGAAATGGGGGCAAAAAAAGTTTGGGATAATGAAAAAGCTATATTTGTAGTAGACCATATATCTCCAAGTTCAAATGAAGGCACCTCAATATTACATAAAATGATGCGTGATTTTGCAAAAAAACATGGAATTAAAATTTATGATGTTGGAGAAGGAATTTGTCATCAAATACTTCCAGAGAAGGGTTATGTATTTCCTGGTGGTGTTGTAGTTGGAGCAGATTCTCATACTTGCACTCATGGTGCTTTTGCAGCTTTTGCTACAGGAATTGGCTCAACTGAAATGGCAGCAGTTTTTGCATCTGGTAAACTATGGTTTAAGGTACCTGAATCTATTAAAATAAATATAAATGGAAAAATGAAGGAAAATGTAATGTCAAAAGATATTATATTATATATAATAGGTGAATTAAAAGCTGATGGAGCAACTTATAAAGCTGTGGAATTCACTGGTAATACAGTTAAAGAAATGAGTATGGAAAGTAGAATGGTAATGACTAATATGGTAGTTGAAATGGGTGGAAAAACAGGATTAATAGCGTCTGATGAAAAAACAAGAGCTTTTCTAGAAGGAAGAATAAAAGTTCCTTTTAAAGAAATAAGAGCTGATGAAGATGCTATTTATTCTGATGAATTTGAAATAGAAGCTGAAAAAATTGAGCCTATGGTGTCATGTCCACATTCAGTAGATAATGTTAAACCAGTATCTGAAGTTGAAGGTATTGAAGTTGATCAAGTATTCATAGGTTCTTGTACAAATGGAAGATTAGAAGATTTAGAAATAGTAGCAAGAATTTTAAAAGGAAAGAAAGTAAAAGCTAGAACTATTATAATGCCAGCATCAAGAGAAGTTTTATTGAATGCTTTGAAAAAAGGAATTATAGAAGATTTAGTAATGGCTGGTTGTGCTTTAGGAGTTCCTGGTTGTGGACCATGTGTAGGAGGGCATCATGGTATTCCATCTCCAGGAGAAGTTGTGGTTTCTACGACTAATAGGAATTTCAAAGGAAGAATGGGAATAGCTGATGCTTATATATATCTAGCTTCTCCTATTACTGCAGCATATGCAGCAGTTAATGGAAAAATAACATATCCAAAGGTGGGAGAATGA
- a CDS encoding DUF2111 domain-containing protein: protein MVINADSTAEEIAPIALAIHEICGLPVTMRTKNKRGVRVENHQVIDYDYTGPVLEEVLEKGETIRKIPDSGPYKGIPVVVVPVKVKGETVAAIGVIDETYGIFSEVTMIGKRRPKP, encoded by the coding sequence ATGGTAATAAATGCAGATTCTACTGCAGAAGAAATTGCTCCTATAGCATTAGCAATTCATGAAATTTGTGGATTACCAGTCACTATGAGAACGAAAAATAAAAGAGGTGTAAGAGTAGAGAATCATCAAGTAATAGATTATGATTATACAGGACCTGTACTTGAAGAAGTTTTAGAAAAAGGAGAGACTATTAGAAAAATTCCAGATAGTGGACCTTATAAAGGAATTCCTGTAGTAGTTGTACCTGTTAAAGTAAAAGGTGAAACTGTAGCTGCAATTGGAGTTATTGATGAAACTTATGGAATATTTAGTGAAGTGACAATGATAGGAAAAAGAAGACCTAAACCTTAA